One stretch of Meleagris gallopavo isolate NT-WF06-2002-E0010 breed Aviagen turkey brand Nicholas breeding stock chromosome 14, Turkey_5.1, whole genome shotgun sequence DNA includes these proteins:
- the C14H3orf14 gene encoding uncharacterized protein C3orf14 homolog yields the protein MSSYLAQEVHLAKRHEEILSQRSALLQQMETYLGDKKTKKTWQTQAADAARRRNAALLNDIEAAEKKLQERMYLLPHPDTVKLETLYWASVKDSLPNWEEFLLGRAEYPIGFKKLKTTKQNNISYPEEDS from the exons ATGTCATCCTATTTGGCTCAGGAAGTTCATCTGGCTAAGAGACATGAGGAGAT aCTGTCTCAGAGATCAGCGCTGCTACAGCAGATGGAGACTTATCTAGGAGACAAAAAGACTAAAAAGACATGGCAAACTCAAGCAGCTGATGCAGCTCGTAGAAGGAATGCAGCACTTTTAAAT GACatagaagcagcagaaaaaaagctgcaagaaAGAATGTATTTACTTCCACATCCCGATACTGTTAAGCTAGAA ACTCTCTATTGGGCTTCAGTAAAAGACTCTCTTCCCAACTGGGAAGAGTTTCTTTTAGGAAGAGCAGAATATCCCATTGGTtttaagaaactgaaaactacaaaacagaacaacataAGCTACCCAGAAGAAgattcataa